A DNA window from Castanea sativa cultivar Marrone di Chiusa Pesio chromosome 7, ASM4071231v1 contains the following coding sequences:
- the LOC142643538 gene encoding uncharacterized protein LOC142643538, protein MDGSPYRAEAERWLSIAERLLTARDLHAAKSFAIRARDTEPRFRIELAEQIIAVADTLLAGESRIANGLYDCYGILQLARLTQNLELIAARYRQLALLLNPDRNRLAFADHAFRLVSEAWSVLSNSSKKAEYDHALIIISHSAASASASTQQLHFQPQPQQPPPPPPLQPQAVRRSPRTKDGRLIVDEERPIFHNVPESTRHSEPTRAQPPPPPPPRQPSPSPPPPQPPAPARGESETESESGSFWTACPYCYLLFEYPRVYEECSLRCQNCKRAFQAVVIPSPPVTSDIDKDKENYYYCWGFFPLGFSDKGTGGSGKWSPITPMFTCSLEEATGIKTPAKRKQPSKTGPWVYYDDQEDFVAISDSSDGNQDDDDDDDDEWQTSRTKRRSKRRASAAAARAIRTSKKVQHERVKKASGVGEISNNVTVTADGGGGDDGGGGGGGGGSGSGSGGGGSKGDSSKGKKTAIVGSGTRRRAGATELGKLDLNVEFSNEVEEPAAAGVSEGNGAGHGVEDNIEGIGFFEGLDEFLSSLPILKG, encoded by the coding sequence ATGGACGGTAGTCCTTACAGAGCAGAGGCGGAGCGGTGGCTAAGTATAGCAGAGAGGCTCTTAACGGCGCGTGACCTGCACGCGGCTAAAAGCTTTGCGATCAGAGCGCGTGACACTGAGCCCAGGTTCAGGATCGAGCTGGCCGAGCAGATTATTGCCGTGGCCGACACGCTCTTAGCCGGCGAGTCGCGGATCGCTAATGGTCTGTACGATTGCTATGGCATACTTCAACTCGCTCGGTTGACTCAGAACCTCGAGCTCATCGCCGCTCGGTATCGGCAGCTCGCTTTGCTGCTCAACCCTGACCGGAACCGCCTTGCTTTCGCCGATCATGCTTTTAGGCTCGTCTCTGAGGCTTGGTCTGTGCTTTCGAACTCGTCGAAGAAAGCTGAGTACGATCACGCGCTCATTATCATCTCTCACTCCGCCGCGTCGGCCTCCGCCTCCACTCAGCAACTCCATTTCCAACCTCAGCCGCAACAACCGCCGCCTCCTCCGCCGCTTCAACCGCAGGCGGTTAGGAGAAGCCCTAGAACGAAAGACGGAAGGTTGATAGTTGACGAAGAAAGACCGATTTTCCACAATGTCCCCGAGTCAACTCGGCATAGTGAACCGACTCGGGCGCAACCTCCTCCGCCTCCGCCGCCACGTCAGCCTTCTCCATCACCGCCTCCGCCTCAGCCTCCGGCTCCGGCTCGGGGCGAGTCGGAAACGGAATCGGAGTCGGGGAGTTTCTGGACGGCGTGTCCGTACTGTTACTTGCTCTTCGAGTACCCTAGGGTTTACGAAGAGTGTAGCCTTCGGTGCCAGAACTGTAAGAGAGCTTTCCAAGCGGTGGTGATACCGTCACCGCCTGTGACGAGTGACATTGATAAAGACAAAGAGAATTACTACTACTGTTGGGGTTTCTTCCCATTGGGTTTCTCTGATAAAGGCACGGGTGGGTCAGGTAAGTGGTCACCGATTACTCCTATGTTCACTTGTTCTTTAGAAGAAGCGACTGGGATTAAGACCCCAGCGAAACGGAAGCAGCCTAGTAAGACTGGGCCATGGGTTTATTACGACGACCAGGAAGACTTCGTCGCTATATCTGATTCCAGTGATGGCAAtcaggatgatgatgatgatgatgatgatgagtgGCAGACTAGTAGGACGAAGAGGAGATCAAAAAGAAGAGCCTCGGCTGCGGCCGCCAGGGCCATTAGAACTTCGAAAAAAGTGCAGCATGAGAGAGTAAAGAAGGCCAGTGGTGTTGGGGAGATTTCAAATAATGTGACTGTCACAGCggatggtggtggtggagatgatggtggtggtggtggtggtggtggtggcagtggcagtggcagtggcGGTGGCGGGTCGAAGGGGGACTCGAGTAAAGGAAAGAAGACAGCCATAGTGGGGAGTGGTACAAGGAGGAGGGCAGGGGCCACAGAGTTAGGAAAGTTGGATTTGAATGTGGAGTTTAGTAATGAGGTGGAGGAGCCGGCTGCAGCCGGGGTTAGTGAAGGGAATGGGGCTGGGCATGGAGTGGAGGATAACATTGAAGGGATTGGATTTTTCGAGGGTCTCGATGAGTTTTTGAGTAGCTTGCCTATTCTTAAAGGTTAA